Part of the Jatrophihabitans sp. GAS493 genome, TACCGGACATGCGGCCACGCCGCCGAGCGCGCGCGGCGGTCGCCGATTCCGGCCGGGTTCGGGCCGGCGCCGCCCACAGCGACAGCGACAGCGACAGCGACAGCGACAGCGACGAGTCGGCGGCGACCAGCGCGACGGTCAGTCCGGCTGAGATAGCGCAACCCCCAGCCCCGCAGCGACGGGGCCTCGACTTTCGCCAGATCGCGAATCCGCGGATGGCGCGGCTGCTCGGTGCCGCCGGCCTGCTGGGGCTACTCACCGTCGGCGACGCCTTTCTCTACCTGCAGCTGCAACTGCGCGACGACCTGGCCAACAACTACTACGCGCTGCTGATGGTGGGGATGAACGTCTCCTATCTCGCGGTCGCGGTGCCGCTCGGGCGCCTCGCCGACCGTGTCGGGCGGGGCCGCGTCTTCGTCGGCGGCCACATCGCCCTCCTGGTCTGCTACTTCTGCGCAGCCGGGCCGCTCGTCGGCCCCGCCACCTCGATCGGCTGCCTGATCCTTCTCGGCACCTACTACGCCTCCACCGACGGCACCCTCGCCGCCCTCGCCGGCGGCGCCGTCGACCCGCAGATCCGGACCAGCAGCATCGCCACCGCGCAGACGTTCCAGGCATTGACCATGTTCGTCTCGTCGCTGATCGTCGGCCTCCTGTGGAGCCAGATCGGGCTACAGGACGCGATTCGCTGGTACATCCCCATCTTGGTGCTGGCTCTGCCGTTCGCCGCCCTCTTGATGCGCGGCGTACAGGTCACCCGTCCCGGCCGGGCCCGTAACGCATGACGGGGATGAAGGCGCGGATCGCCGCGCTGGTGGCGATCTGTGTTCTGGCCATCGGCGCCGCCGTCATCTACCTGGTGCGCAGCCACTCCACCCAGACGGAGGCGGTACAGCACGCGGCACCGGTTAAGACGACGAGCCCGGCGACGATCCAGGCCGAGCCCCACATCGTCTACCGCAACACCGCGCTGGGTACCCAGTACGGAATGGTGGCGATGTCGGCGCTCAGCGCGCCGGCCGGCCCACGAGCCATCACCAGCACGTCCTGCGACCGTGTCTACGCGGCGAGTTCCAAGATCCTCTGCCTCTCCTCGAAGATCGGCATCGTGACCACCTACGCGGCGGCCGTGCTCAACGACGACATGACCAAGGTGCAGAACCTCCCGCTCTCCGGCATCCCCAGCCGGGCCCGCCTCTCAGCCGACGGCAGCTATGCGGCGAGCACCAGCTTCATCTCCGGTGACTCCTACGCCGGCACCTCCTTCTCCACCCGCACGATTCTGTCCAAGGTGGGAAGTACGGAGTCGAGCAACCTCGAGTCCTACACCCTCATTCACAACGGTCAGTCGATCCATCCGGTTGATGAGAACTTCTGGGGCGTGACGTTCGCCGCCGACGGCGACACGTTCTACGTGACGGCCGAGTGGGCCCAGCACACCTGGCTCTCGCGCGGCAGCATCTCCAAGCACCAGATCGTGACGCTGCACGAGGATGCCGAGTGCCCCTCGCTCTCGCCCGACGGCAGCACCATCGTCTACAAGCAGCGAGGCAACCTTCCCTCCGGGCATTGGCGCCTCGTCCGCTACGACATCGCCTCGGGTAAGGTCACGCCGTTGGCCGAGACCCGCAGCATCGACGACCAAGTCGCATGGCTCGACGACAGCACGGTGATGTACGGCGTGCCGCGGAGTGGTTCGCAGGCGGCGGTCGACGATGTATGGAAGGTACCGGCGGATGGGACGGGTAGCCCGGTGTTGCTGATTCCCCAGGCCTGGTCGCCGGCGGTGGTGCGGTGACGCCGCAGCGGGAGCGGATCAGCTTCCTCTCCCCCGACTACCCGAGGTTCCCCGGCGGCGGCGCACTCGTCTACTACACCCAGGCCAGCCACCTCGCCCGCCTCGGCTACGACGTCAGCGTCATCCAGCCGCTGCATCTGCGGGCTGCCTACCCGGGTCGTGCCGTTGACCTGCTCCGCGGGAAGGTCCGCGACGTGCGGGCGGGGAGCATCCGCCGCCGGATCGGCTGGATCACGCCCGACCCCCGGGTGCGGACCATCTTCCTCGACCGCCTCGACGAGAGTTCCGACCTGCCGCCGGCCGACCTGCGCATCGCCACCTATTGGCGCACCAGTGAGATCCTCGGCGCCCGTGACTTCGACGGTGCGCAGAATCTGCAGTTCATGCAGGCCTACGAGACGTGGGGTGGTCCGGTGGATCGGGTCGACGCGACCTGGCGGCTGCCGTTTCACACTGCGGTGGTCTCGGAGACGTTGATGCGCAAGGGACGTGAATTCGGCATCCCGGATGAACGCCTGCACCTGGTACCCAACGGCCTGGATCATGAGCTCTGCCGGCCGGCCGCGCCGGTCGAAGGGCGCGGTCCATGCGTTGCCTTTCTGGTCCACGAGGCGGCCGTCAAGGGACTGGCCGACACCATCGCCGTGGCCGAACGGATACGGGCCGCCCGACCGGACGCCACCTTCATCGGTTTCGGCGGGCGCCGCGCACCGGCCGAGCTACCGGAATGGGTCGAGTACGTCCGCCGGCCGGTCGGTCGGGAACTCGTCGAAAAGGTCTACAGTCGCGCCGCTGTGTTTCTCTGCGGCAGTCACAGCGAGGGTTGGGGTCTCACCTCGATCGAGGCGATGTCCTGCGGTGCCGCGCTGGTGAGCACCCGAAACGGCGGCGTCGACGATTTCGCCACCGACGATGTCTCCGCGCTCCTACGCGACGTGGGTGACATCGCCGGGTTGAGCGACGCGGTGCTCGAACTGCTCGCCGACGAACCCCGACGCCTCAGCCTGGTCGAGAAGGGGCTGCAGCGGGCGGGAGAACAGGCGAGCTGGTACGAGTCGGGTGAGATCTTCCACCAGGTGGTGCGCACCGCGCTGGACTCGCCGGTAGCCCGATGAGCGGGCGAGCAGCCGGCGTCCGCGCCGCCGTGCGCGACCAGTTGATGAAGCGGGCTCACGATGTCACCGACGGCAGCCGTCGCAGCGTGCTGGTGATAGCTCCGCACCCCGACGACGAGACGCTCGGCTGCGGTTCGCTTATCCTGCGGGCGCGGCGCAGCGGGGCCCGGGTCACGCTCGTCGTCGCCACCGATGGAGCGGTCTCCCACGAGACAGATGACGCCATCTCGCTGGCCGCCCGGCGCAGCGCGGAACTTGCGGCGGCGGCCACCCTGCTCGGCGTCCCGGCGGCCGACGTCATCGAACTGCGCTACCCCGACGGCGAGCTGAGCATGCACCGCAACGGGTTCGCCGACGAGTTGGTGAAGCTGATTCAGCAGCGACGTCCGGACGACGTGTACACCACCTGCCAGGCCGACTGGCACCCTGACCATCGCGCCGCCGCGATCGCGGCCCGCGACGCCGTGGCCCGCTGCGATCCCGCACCGAGACTGCTGGAGTACCCGATCTGGCTCTGGACCGACTGGCCGGTGTCCCGGCGCTACCGAAACGGGCGCGGGCTGCTCCGCGCGCTCCGGATCCTCATCGGCGCCGAGGTGGAGAAGGTCCGGATAGCCGAGCTGCGCGAGCAGAAGCGACAGGCGCTGCAGGCCTACGCCAGCCAACTCGGCGACGAAGACGCCCTACCGGCTGAGGTGATCGACCGGGCACTCACCGGGCCGGAATTGTTTTTCCGGCTCCCGCCCGGCTGACCGACGGCCCGGATGTTCGCTAAAGTCTGAGCTAGCGATCGATCGTCAGGATCGAGTTCCGCAGGCTTCACCGGACGTCACGACAGGGAGCACATTGCCGAGCGTTAAGTTGCAGAAACTTGCCCTCGCCGGCGTCTCGACCGCTCGCGTGCTCCCGCCCCAGGTGCCATCACAGCAGGCCCAGCGGCCCACGGTCACCGTCGTCGTGCCCTGCTACAACTACGGCCGCTACCTCGAGGAGTGCGTGGCCAGCATCCTCACCCAGCCCGACGTCGAGCCCGATGTCATCATCGTCGACGATGCCTCGCCCGACGGCAGTGGTGAGGTCGCCGATGGCATAGCCGCACGGGACCAGCGCGTCCAGGTCATCCACCACCCCGTCAACACCGGGCACATCACCACCTACAACGACGGGCTGAGTGCGGCCACCGGCAAGTACGTGGTGCTGCTTTCGGCCGACGACCTGCTCACTCCCGGCGCCCTCGGACGGGCGGTGGCGCTGATGGAGGCCGAGCCGTCGGTCGGGTTCGTCTACGGATACGCACTCACCCACCGGGACGGGCCGCTCCCGCCGGCCCGACAGGATGTGCAGAGCTGGACGGTGTTCGGGGGCGAGGAGTGGATCGACTGGCGGTGCCGCTCGGCGAGCAACTCCATCGTCTGCCCCGAGGTGGTCATGCGGACGGACATCCAGCACGCCATCGGCGGATACCGCACCGACCTGCCGCACACCGGAGACTTCGAGATGTGGCTGCGGGCCGCCGCGGTGGCTGACGTCGGGCTCCTCGGCGGCGTCGAC contains:
- a CDS encoding MFS transporter, encoding MYLTLRDRPARKPADGAAAAEGAADADGAAAGSRHRVAGTVVLLGIVSMFTDISTESVNAVLPKYLIFVVGLSPQAFGFVNGLYNGVSAFIRIFGGWLADRTDRPKWVAFVGYFVSALSRVGLLFATNLTAIGTVITGDRLGKGLRTAPRDALIAAASPEESLGRAYGVHRSLDSLGAALGPLLAFWILTVVSNGFHAVFVASLAFAIVGVAILLLVVPDMRPRRRARAAVADSGRVRAGAAHSDSDSDSDSDSDESAATSATVSPAEIAQPPAPQRRGLDFRQIANPRMARLLGAAGLLGLLTVGDAFLYLQLQLRDDLANNYYALLMVGMNVSYLAVAVPLGRLADRVGRGRVFVGGHIALLVCYFCAAGPLVGPATSIGCLILLGTYYASTDGTLAALAGGAVDPQIRTSSIATAQTFQALTMFVSSLIVGLLWSQIGLQDAIRWYIPILVLALPFAALLMRGVQVTRPGRARNA
- a CDS encoding PIG-L deacetylase family protein codes for the protein MSGRAAGVRAAVRDQLMKRAHDVTDGSRRSVLVIAPHPDDETLGCGSLILRARRSGARVTLVVATDGAVSHETDDAISLAARRSAELAAAATLLGVPAADVIELRYPDGELSMHRNGFADELVKLIQQRRPDDVYTTCQADWHPDHRAAAIAARDAVARCDPAPRLLEYPIWLWTDWPVSRRYRNGRGLLRALRILIGAEVEKVRIAELREQKRQALQAYASQLGDEDALPAEVIDRALTGPELFFRLPPG
- a CDS encoding glycosyltransferase family 4 protein, with translation MTPQRERISFLSPDYPRFPGGGALVYYTQASHLARLGYDVSVIQPLHLRAAYPGRAVDLLRGKVRDVRAGSIRRRIGWITPDPRVRTIFLDRLDESSDLPPADLRIATYWRTSEILGARDFDGAQNLQFMQAYETWGGPVDRVDATWRLPFHTAVVSETLMRKGREFGIPDERLHLVPNGLDHELCRPAAPVEGRGPCVAFLVHEAAVKGLADTIAVAERIRAARPDATFIGFGGRRAPAELPEWVEYVRRPVGRELVEKVYSRAAVFLCGSHSEGWGLTSIEAMSCGAALVSTRNGGVDDFATDDVSALLRDVGDIAGLSDAVLELLADEPRRLSLVEKGLQRAGEQASWYESGEIFHQVVRTALDSPVAR
- a CDS encoding PD40 domain-containing protein — protein: MKARIAALVAICVLAIGAAVIYLVRSHSTQTEAVQHAAPVKTTSPATIQAEPHIVYRNTALGTQYGMVAMSALSAPAGPRAITSTSCDRVYAASSKILCLSSKIGIVTTYAAAVLNDDMTKVQNLPLSGIPSRARLSADGSYAASTSFISGDSYAGTSFSTRTILSKVGSTESSNLESYTLIHNGQSIHPVDENFWGVTFAADGDTFYVTAEWAQHTWLSRGSISKHQIVTLHEDAECPSLSPDGSTIVYKQRGNLPSGHWRLVRYDIASGKVTPLAETRSIDDQVAWLDDSTVMYGVPRSGSQAAVDDVWKVPADGTGSPVLLIPQAWSPAVVR
- a CDS encoding glycosyltransferase family 2 protein, with translation MPSVKLQKLALAGVSTARVLPPQVPSQQAQRPTVTVVVPCYNYGRYLEECVASILTQPDVEPDVIIVDDASPDGSGEVADGIAARDQRVQVIHHPVNTGHITTYNDGLSAATGKYVVLLSADDLLTPGALGRAVALMEAEPSVGFVYGYALTHRDGPLPPARQDVQSWTVFGGEEWIDWRCRSASNSIVCPEVVMRTDIQHAIGGYRTDLPHTGDFEMWLRAAAVADVGLLGGVDQAYYRLHGENMSRGIYASVLTNLQEREHAIDTALATMRPNLRQPDRLQETAHRALAREALEHAITAVVKHEDAENSVRAYREFAAKCWASAPELRNWRLLDSADPSRVNALRMRSIYYVKNLQARVSWRRRRWSGI